One window of Marinomonas primoryensis genomic DNA carries:
- a CDS encoding TRAP transporter small permease, which yields MAKVIIKFSRFLNNSALNVSAVLMGLMALLVFYQVITRFVFGAPSAWSEISARVMMVWMVYISMGCVFSRGSMISITFFVEVLPDVIGLWVKRAVTVIVLIFFGVLIWYGWDIAVRVKNQNVAMLNISAFWLYISIPIGAVLSIPSLLEWHILNVENQPQSDDLKITKTAEV from the coding sequence ATGGCAAAAGTCATTATTAAATTTAGTCGATTCCTTAATAATTCTGCTTTAAATGTTTCTGCGGTGCTTATGGGACTTATGGCTTTATTAGTGTTTTATCAAGTCATCACCCGTTTTGTTTTTGGGGCACCGTCTGCTTGGTCTGAGATTTCAGCTCGGGTGATGATGGTATGGATGGTTTATATTTCTATGGGCTGTGTATTCAGTCGTGGAAGTATGATCAGCATTACTTTTTTTGTGGAAGTATTACCTGATGTTATTGGTTTATGGGTTAAGCGAGCCGTGACTGTTATTGTGCTCATTTTTTTTGGTGTATTAATATGGTATGGCTGGGATATCGCGGTAAGAGTAAAAAATCAGAATGTTGCCATGCTTAATATTTCGGCATTTTGGCTTTATATAAGTATTCCTATTGGCGCTGTTCTAAGTATTCCATCGTTGCTTGAATGGCATATATTAAATGTCGAAAATCAGCCTCAATCTGACGATCTTAAAATAACTAAAACCGCAGAGGTCTAG
- a CDS encoding ABC transporter permease yields the protein MSTNVQNKPAANALAQPKKLDIGRLLLEGRAFFALIAIIIFFSFMSPYYFTINNFLIMSSHVAIFGLLALGMLLVILNGGIDLSVGSTLGLCGVFAGYLMQGVNIELLGITFYPSLWVVVVLTCALGAAVGSVNGVLIAHFKVPAFVATLGTMYVARGIALLITNGLTFNKLDGKEELGNTGFEWLGFNRLAGIPISVIVLIIVALICGLVLSRTAFGRWLYASGGNESAANLSGVPVIRVKVIVYMISGICAALAGLVLASQLTSAGPTAGTTYELTAIAAVVIGGAALTGGRGTVRGTILGALVIGYLSDGLVIIGVSAYWQTVFTGTVIVLAVLLNSLQYSSKGNGR from the coding sequence ATGTCCACTAACGTTCAAAACAAACCTGCAGCTAATGCGCTTGCTCAGCCAAAGAAATTAGACATTGGCCGCTTACTACTAGAAGGTAGGGCCTTTTTCGCATTGATTGCGATTATTATCTTTTTCTCTTTCATGTCCCCTTATTATTTTACGATCAATAACTTTCTGATCATGTCTTCTCATGTGGCTATTTTTGGTTTACTGGCTCTGGGCATGCTGCTGGTCATTTTGAATGGTGGAATCGATTTGTCGGTGGGCTCTACTCTTGGGTTATGTGGTGTCTTCGCTGGGTATTTAATGCAAGGAGTAAACATAGAACTGTTGGGCATTACATTTTATCCGTCCTTATGGGTCGTGGTAGTTTTGACCTGCGCGCTCGGAGCCGCTGTCGGCAGCGTTAATGGCGTACTAATCGCTCACTTCAAAGTCCCTGCGTTCGTTGCAACTCTTGGCACCATGTACGTGGCACGAGGTATTGCCCTCCTAATCACCAACGGTCTGACATTTAACAAACTAGACGGGAAAGAAGAGCTGGGTAATACAGGCTTTGAATGGCTAGGTTTTAACCGTTTGGCGGGCATTCCGATCAGTGTCATTGTGCTAATTATTGTGGCGTTAATATGCGGTCTCGTACTGAGCCGTACCGCCTTCGGACGCTGGCTATACGCGTCTGGTGGCAATGAAAGCGCGGCAAATTTGTCCGGGGTTCCTGTTATCCGCGTCAAAGTGATTGTGTATATGATTTCTGGTATTTGCGCAGCTCTTGCCGGTCTTGTTCTTGCGTCTCAGTTAACGTCCGCAGGCCCAACAGCCGGAACAACCTACGAGCTAACAGCAATCGCTGCGGTCGTGATTGGTGGAGCGGCGTTAACTGGTGGGCGCGGAACAGTACGGGGTACCATTCTTGGAGCATTGGTTATTGGTTATTTGTCTGACGGTCTTGTCATTATTGGTGTCTCTGCCTACTGGCAAACCGTGTTCACAGGCACTGTTATCGTCTTGGCAGTATTACTTAACAGCTTGCAATACAGCTCAAAAGGAAATGGTCGCTAA
- a CDS encoding sugar ABC transporter ATP-binding protein has protein sequence MSLASEHSMGKTKNSIVLAARHIAKTFGNTHALKSVNFDVYHGQVTTLFGENGAGKSTLMKVLSGVIAPTSGDILLDGSPVHFNNANEARANGISIIHQELSLAPNMNVRDNIFMGREIITNGSVNFAEEERQTRELMAGLEENIDPLTLVEELRLGQQQIIEIARAISQKSRILIMDEPTSALSAAEVEVLFKVIHDLTSKGVSIVYISHHLEEALLITDHAVVLRDGSMTAYAPRKDIDLEWIVRNMVGENFDLGSPPEGYQFSDVALKIDDLVIADPNGADFNVVDKLSLEVKAGEIICVYGLMGAGRSEFMECVAGRFNAQAGTVLLGDENISKLSIAERISIGLALVPEDRQKDGLVQTMSVGQNLSLASISDFTKKLFTSKRSENTLVNHSIKAVTVKASGADAAIGSLSGGNQQKVVIGKMLATNPRVLLLDEPSRGIDIGAKAEVFKLLSERAKEGLAVIYSTSEVAECLSIAHRIIVMHKGQISAEFDSTVSKEQIMAASGESVAH, from the coding sequence ATGAGCTTAGCTTCCGAGCATTCAATGGGTAAAACCAAAAATAGTATCGTCTTAGCCGCTCGTCATATCGCAAAAACTTTCGGCAACACTCACGCACTCAAAAGTGTAAATTTTGATGTTTACCACGGACAAGTTACAACATTATTTGGGGAGAATGGTGCAGGAAAATCAACCTTGATGAAGGTATTGTCAGGCGTTATCGCACCCACTTCTGGTGACATTCTTTTAGACGGCTCCCCTGTTCATTTTAACAACGCTAATGAAGCCAGAGCGAATGGCATCTCAATTATTCATCAAGAGTTAAGTCTTGCGCCTAACATGAACGTGCGCGACAACATCTTTATGGGCCGAGAAATTATTACCAACGGCAGTGTGAACTTCGCAGAAGAAGAGCGCCAAACACGAGAGTTGATGGCCGGTCTCGAAGAAAATATTGACCCATTAACTCTGGTTGAAGAGTTACGTCTTGGACAGCAACAGATCATTGAGATTGCACGTGCTATTTCACAAAAATCCAGGATTCTGATCATGGATGAACCCACTTCCGCACTCAGCGCTGCAGAAGTGGAGGTGCTGTTTAAAGTCATTCACGACTTAACCAGCAAAGGCGTGTCCATTGTGTATATCTCACACCACTTGGAAGAAGCCTTGTTGATCACAGATCATGCCGTCGTTCTCCGCGATGGCTCAATGACGGCCTATGCTCCTCGCAAAGACATAGACCTTGAATGGATTGTACGCAATATGGTCGGTGAAAATTTCGACTTAGGTTCACCACCAGAAGGCTATCAATTTAGTGATGTGGCTTTGAAAATCGATGATTTAGTCATTGCAGATCCTAATGGAGCCGATTTCAATGTTGTTGACAAGCTGTCTCTAGAAGTGAAAGCCGGTGAAATAATCTGTGTTTATGGGTTAATGGGCGCAGGACGTTCCGAATTTATGGAATGTGTTGCTGGTCGGTTCAATGCTCAAGCTGGAACGGTTCTACTGGGCGATGAAAACATTAGCAAACTGTCCATTGCTGAACGTATTAGCATCGGCTTAGCTTTGGTACCAGAAGATCGTCAAAAGGACGGTCTAGTTCAAACCATGTCCGTCGGCCAGAATTTGTCTTTGGCCAGCATCTCTGATTTTACGAAAAAGCTGTTCACCTCGAAACGTTCCGAAAACACCCTAGTTAATCACTCTATTAAAGCCGTGACAGTAAAAGCGTCTGGTGCGGATGCCGCTATCGGATCCTTATCTGGTGGCAACCAACAAAAAGTGGTCATAGGGAAAATGCTGGCAACTAATCCGAGAGTTCTTCTACTGGACGAACCGAGTCGCGGTATTGATATTGGGGCAAAAGCAGAAGTCTTTAAATTGCTTTCAGAGCGAGCAAAAGAAGGCCTTGCCGTTATTTATTCTACGTCAGAAGTGGCGGAATGCTTAAGCATTGCTCATCGCATTATAGTCATGCACAAAGGGCAAATATCTGCTGAATTTGACTCGACAGTAAGCAAAGAACAAATCATGGCTGCATCCGGCGAGTCCGTTGCCCATTAA
- a CDS encoding DctP family TRAP transporter solute-binding subunit, whose amino-acid sequence MNKIKTKIIQCVALTTFALAPLALEAKSINLAFTQTMDSQYGAAGNAFKAELEKLSDHKIEVDLKPAGTLGGEREVVESLQLGIIEMTISSTGPLGNFDKDVYLFDFPYVFESYDHAHRVLDSHIGKDILKGMSEHQIKGLAWGENGFRQLTYNGDPILKPEDLKGKKIRTMENWVHLATFNALGASPIPMSWTEVFTALQQGTIDGQENPINLAVTSKLYEVQKQASMTQHLYSPAVIAMSQGYWDGLNAKEQKWVQQAADVAAKVMRQSREKLENEASDQLTQKGMTIHKVDIAPFVKATENVRNKIAKEMGFTEKLTEIKSMK is encoded by the coding sequence ATGAATAAAATAAAGACAAAAATAATTCAATGTGTTGCTTTAACAACATTCGCTCTTGCTCCGCTGGCTCTAGAAGCAAAAAGCATTAACCTTGCTTTTACTCAGACGATGGATTCGCAATATGGTGCGGCGGGTAATGCTTTTAAGGCAGAGTTGGAGAAATTAAGTGATCATAAAATTGAAGTCGATTTGAAACCAGCAGGCACTCTAGGTGGCGAGCGTGAAGTGGTTGAAAGTTTACAATTGGGCATTATTGAAATGACCATTTCTTCAACGGGACCTTTAGGGAATTTTGATAAAGATGTTTATCTATTTGATTTTCCTTATGTATTCGAAAGTTATGATCATGCGCATCGCGTACTGGACAGTCATATAGGGAAAGACATTCTTAAAGGTATGTCTGAGCATCAAATTAAAGGTTTAGCTTGGGGCGAAAATGGATTTCGTCAGCTTACTTATAATGGTGATCCGATCCTAAAGCCTGAAGACCTTAAAGGCAAAAAGATCAGAACAATGGAGAACTGGGTGCATTTAGCGACATTCAATGCGTTAGGAGCTTCTCCAATTCCAATGTCTTGGACGGAAGTGTTTACGGCACTTCAGCAAGGAACCATTGACGGGCAAGAAAACCCGATTAACCTTGCGGTGACATCAAAGCTCTATGAAGTTCAAAAACAAGCTTCTATGACTCAGCATCTTTATAGCCCGGCGGTTATTGCTATGTCTCAGGGGTATTGGGATGGACTTAATGCTAAGGAGCAAAAATGGGTTCAGCAAGCGGCCGATGTTGCGGCTAAAGTGATGCGTCAGTCTCGTGAAAAACTTGAAAATGAAGCATCGGATCAGCTGACTCAAAAAGGCATGACTATCCATAAAGTGGATATCGCTCCTTTTGTAAAAGCCACTGAAAATGTGCGTAATAAGATTGCTAAAGAAATGGGTTTCACAGAGAAACTAACTGAAATCAAAAGCATGAAATAA
- a CDS encoding four-carbon acid sugar kinase family protein: MNSTVELVFYGDDFTGSTDVLESLSLRGKKTILLLRVPEKNDAIDFSVYDCIGVAGISRSKDPEWMRAELPKVYHFLNSFDPKYIHYKVCSTFDSNLHKGNLAVATQIGIDVLSPRWTSIVVGTPKIKRYVCFGELFADSKGETYRIDRHPVMSCHPATPMTEANLVKHMQQLGEVDCASVNLSMYSDGSAATKLQQFINEKKVVIFDSVDHSSQAKVGALINGRCQEGLHFSVSSSGFEDAVYSQNDLVDNIKIQSKPKILALSGSCSSITSSQIDYALSHGFIPVELDIARLLILESRSQYLDEIVQTCIDLLSSNKSPLVYSALGPQKDGSTITSQDGDLHFDEMLGSFLGAIALAVTKTGLIDRLAVAGGDTSGYCIQSLNVDALTFIAPLCPGVPLCRAHAQDCDIDGLEVALKGGQMGPEDFFVQLRSGEE, from the coding sequence TTGAACTCAACAGTAGAATTGGTATTTTACGGAGACGATTTCACTGGCTCCACTGATGTACTTGAAAGTCTAAGCTTACGTGGCAAGAAAACGATTCTATTGCTCCGTGTGCCAGAGAAAAATGATGCGATTGATTTTTCTGTTTACGACTGTATTGGAGTGGCAGGGATAAGCAGAAGCAAAGATCCTGAGTGGATGAGAGCTGAATTACCGAAAGTATATCATTTTCTAAATTCTTTCGATCCTAAGTATATCCATTATAAAGTCTGTTCTACTTTTGATTCTAACCTTCATAAAGGCAACTTAGCCGTTGCGACTCAAATTGGCATTGATGTTTTGTCTCCTCGCTGGACTTCTATTGTGGTGGGGACTCCGAAAATTAAGCGCTATGTTTGTTTTGGTGAGTTGTTTGCAGATTCAAAAGGCGAGACTTATCGCATAGACCGTCACCCTGTAATGAGTTGCCATCCAGCAACGCCAATGACGGAAGCGAATCTAGTTAAGCATATGCAGCAGTTGGGTGAGGTTGATTGTGCCTCCGTTAATTTGAGTATGTACTCCGACGGCTCTGCAGCGACTAAATTACAGCAATTTATCAATGAGAAAAAAGTGGTTATCTTTGATTCTGTTGACCATTCTTCTCAAGCCAAAGTTGGGGCGTTGATTAATGGGCGTTGCCAAGAGGGCCTTCATTTTTCCGTTTCTTCATCTGGTTTTGAGGATGCTGTTTATAGCCAGAATGATCTTGTTGATAATATCAAAATCCAATCCAAGCCTAAGATATTAGCGCTGTCCGGTAGTTGTTCTTCTATTACAAGTAGTCAAATTGACTATGCCTTGAGCCATGGTTTTATTCCCGTTGAACTTGATATTGCCAGATTATTGATACTTGAAAGCAGGTCCCAATATTTAGATGAGATCGTTCAAACCTGTATTGATTTACTTAGTAGCAATAAATCGCCTTTGGTGTATTCCGCTTTGGGTCCTCAGAAAGATGGTTCAACGATCACTTCTCAAGACGGGGATCTACATTTTGATGAAATGCTTGGTAGTTTCCTCGGGGCCATTGCTTTAGCCGTTACCAAAACAGGTTTGATTGATCGGCTTGCCGTCGCAGGTGGCGATACCTCCGGTTACTGTATTCAAAGTTTAAACGTAGATGCGTTGACGTTTATTGCACCACTTTGCCCTGGTGTTCCTCTATGCCGAGCTCATGCTCAAGACTGTGACATAGACGGGTTAGAGGTGGCCCTTAAAGGTGGGCAAATGGGGCCTGAAGATTTCTTTGTGCAATTACGCTCAGGTGAGGAATAA
- a CDS encoding TRAP transporter large permease, which produces MPTAIVSLLIAFISLSVPIAVAIVIASAIGLYFFSNLPLIIIPQRMFIGLDSFPLMAVPLFILAGNIMGQGGVSKRLVTFAKSLVGNLQGGLAISCVITSMIFAAVSGSSVATAYAVGAILLPAMIAHGYPKPMATAIQASSANLGIIIPPSVPLIMYGVSTNTSIGKLFLAAIGPGLLMGVALIIMVLVWCIVTGHGKNDANDQQGLLASSKDALLALLMPTMILGGIYGGVFTPTEASAIAVIYGLILGVFVYKEITLKDIPRILKGSVVATSSVMLIIAAASLLSFLVSRSDLPQLLSTFATDNFSTKLQFFLAVNLLLLVIGMFVETSASILLLAPILAPIAILYGIDPVHFGVVMVVNLAIGMFTPPLGVTLFAASQVAEIQVEKVILATLVPLGTLLCCLVLITIFPSITLFWVNS; this is translated from the coding sequence ATGCCAACCGCCATTGTTTCGTTACTTATTGCATTCATTTCGTTATCTGTGCCTATTGCTGTCGCCATTGTTATTGCATCAGCGATAGGACTTTATTTTTTCAGCAACCTCCCATTGATCATCATTCCTCAGCGAATGTTTATTGGCCTTGATAGCTTTCCATTAATGGCTGTGCCTTTGTTTATTTTGGCTGGGAATATAATGGGGCAAGGAGGCGTTTCAAAACGCTTAGTAACGTTTGCCAAATCTCTGGTGGGGAATCTCCAAGGCGGTTTAGCGATTTCTTGTGTTATTACCAGTATGATTTTTGCGGCGGTGTCTGGGTCGAGTGTCGCAACGGCGTATGCTGTGGGCGCGATTTTGCTCCCAGCGATGATAGCGCATGGTTATCCTAAGCCTATGGCGACTGCCATTCAGGCGTCGTCTGCGAATTTAGGGATTATTATTCCACCGTCTGTGCCTTTAATTATGTACGGTGTTAGTACTAATACCTCGATAGGCAAGCTCTTTCTTGCCGCGATAGGTCCTGGGCTGCTTATGGGGGTTGCTCTGATTATCATGGTGCTGGTTTGGTGTATTGTGACCGGTCATGGTAAAAATGACGCAAATGATCAACAGGGTTTACTTGCCTCGTCAAAAGATGCCTTATTGGCTTTGTTGATGCCTACTATGATTCTTGGTGGCATTTATGGTGGCGTTTTTACGCCTACCGAAGCGTCCGCTATCGCCGTTATTTATGGCTTAATACTCGGTGTTTTCGTCTATAAAGAAATTACGTTGAAAGACATTCCAAGGATATTAAAAGGCTCGGTGGTTGCAACGTCTTCTGTCATGCTGATTATTGCCGCGGCGTCGTTATTAAGTTTTCTTGTCAGTAGGTCAGATTTACCTCAGCTGCTTTCCACTTTTGCTACGGATAATTTTTCAACTAAATTGCAGTTTTTCTTAGCCGTTAATTTGCTTCTTTTAGTGATCGGTATGTTTGTTGAAACATCTGCTTCAATATTGTTACTGGCTCCAATACTGGCTCCAATTGCGATCCTCTATGGTATCGACCCTGTTCATTTTGGCGTTGTCATGGTTGTAAATTTGGCAATTGGTATGTTTACGCCACCACTTGGAGTAACCTTGTTTGCTGCGAGTCAGGTGGCGGAAATTCAGGTTGAAAAAGTCATATTAGCGACGTTAGTGCCCTTAGGGACTTTGCTCTGTTGTCTGGTTCTTATTACAATATTCCCTTCGATTACACTATTTTGGGTGAATTCGTGA
- a CDS encoding ribulose-bisphosphate carboxylase large subunit family protein, which produces MMDRFEVAYLIHSFISLAHVAEKICNDQTTGTFTKIPDISSGNVGCFSAEIISVEETYVSTLKQYRGRLVISYPIDLCGYDLSAIFTIACGGVSSIKVIERLKIEDIQFTDQFVAQFQGPKFGIEGTYRKLGMSEGPVIGGILKPNIGITPADSAKLVAQLVAADIDFIKDDEKLQSPPYSHVKDRIDAIMPVIDDWQQKSGKKVIYAFNICHSDIGEIERNHEYLKSKGGDAAVINVNQIGICGLDSINKFSDVILHAHTNGLAFNERSDWGISFNVWQKVWRLLGIDHLQINGIDGKYWQGNDSVMEAYHAMTQPLGHLSSTLPVFCSGQWGGQVPETYSRTGKSTELMYLGGGGIHGHPLGAQGGVKAIKQAWDSCIADQNIYDYAATHPELSQALSYFSHKAK; this is translated from the coding sequence ATGATGGACAGATTTGAGGTTGCGTACTTAATTCACAGTTTCATCAGTTTGGCTCATGTCGCTGAGAAAATTTGCAACGATCAAACCACGGGAACTTTTACAAAAATTCCTGATATTTCAAGCGGTAATGTAGGATGCTTTTCGGCTGAAATTATTTCAGTAGAAGAGACCTATGTTTCTACATTAAAGCAATATCGTGGCCGCTTGGTTATTTCTTATCCTATTGATTTATGCGGTTACGATTTGTCGGCTATTTTCACTATTGCTTGTGGTGGAGTCTCTTCGATTAAAGTGATCGAGCGTTTAAAAATAGAAGACATTCAATTCACTGATCAATTTGTTGCTCAATTTCAAGGTCCAAAATTTGGTATTGAAGGTACTTATCGCAAGCTGGGAATGTCAGAAGGGCCCGTGATAGGTGGGATCTTAAAGCCGAATATTGGTATCACGCCAGCAGACAGTGCAAAACTGGTTGCACAGCTGGTGGCTGCTGACATCGATTTCATTAAAGACGATGAGAAGCTACAAAGTCCGCCTTACTCGCATGTAAAAGATCGCATCGACGCGATTATGCCTGTTATTGATGATTGGCAGCAGAAAAGCGGTAAGAAAGTCATTTATGCCTTTAATATTTGCCATTCAGATATTGGTGAAATTGAACGTAATCATGAGTATTTAAAAAGCAAAGGCGGCGATGCCGCTGTTATAAACGTCAATCAAATCGGTATTTGCGGCTTAGATTCAATTAATAAGTTTAGTGACGTTATTTTGCATGCTCATACTAATGGGTTGGCTTTTAATGAGCGCAGCGATTGGGGGATTTCTTTCAATGTTTGGCAAAAAGTCTGGCGTCTATTAGGCATAGATCATCTTCAAATTAATGGTATTGATGGGAAGTATTGGCAGGGTAATGATTCTGTGATGGAGGCTTATCATGCCATGACTCAGCCCCTTGGCCACTTATCTTCAACATTACCTGTCTTTTGCTCCGGTCAATGGGGAGGGCAGGTGCCAGAAACTTACAGCCGAACAGGCAAATCGACAGAATTAATGTATCTCGGCGGTGGCGGTATTCATGGCCATCCACTAGGGGCGCAAGGTGGAGTAAAAGCCATCAAGCAAGCTTGGGATTCATGTATCGCAGATCAAAATATATATGATTATGCCGCGACTCATCCTGAGTTATCGCAGGCATTATCGTATTTTTCTCATAAAGCAAAATAA
- a CDS encoding phosphogluconate dehydrogenase C-terminal domain-containing protein: protein MTTISLIGAGGKMGMRLSKNLQNSDYKVNHVEISEQGRKNLKEQLNIDAIGPDQQKSALEASDAVILAVPDTLIGKISSQVCEHLKPGTMVVVLDAAAPFAGHLPKRDDLVYFVTHPCHPVIFNKELNQDALNDHFGGLHAKQSVVSTLLQGPDSAWELGEDIAKTIYAPIKNSYRVTLHQMAMLEPGLSETVCATLLTAMRQAMDEVVDGGVPYDCARDFLLGHMNILSAVIFDEIDGQFSDACNKAIDNGLGKLLYPDWKKVFNKDELAHSIQLIT, encoded by the coding sequence ATGACAACTATATCTTTAATCGGTGCTGGCGGAAAAATGGGCATGCGTTTGTCTAAAAATCTGCAAAATTCAGATTATAAAGTCAATCATGTTGAAATAAGCGAGCAAGGTCGTAAGAACCTAAAAGAGCAGCTTAACATTGATGCGATTGGTCCTGACCAGCAAAAATCCGCTTTAGAAGCGTCGGATGCGGTTATTTTGGCTGTGCCGGATACTCTTATTGGAAAAATCAGTAGTCAAGTTTGTGAGCATTTGAAGCCAGGCACTATGGTTGTGGTTCTTGATGCCGCAGCACCGTTTGCGGGTCACCTTCCTAAGCGTGATGATCTTGTTTATTTTGTGACACATCCTTGCCATCCAGTCATCTTTAATAAAGAGCTTAATCAAGATGCGTTAAATGACCATTTTGGTGGGCTGCATGCTAAGCAAAGTGTGGTCTCTACTTTATTGCAAGGTCCAGATTCTGCATGGGAACTTGGGGAAGATATTGCAAAAACCATCTATGCACCGATCAAAAACTCCTACCGTGTTACTTTGCACCAAATGGCGATGTTAGAGCCTGGTTTGTCTGAAACTGTCTGTGCGACCTTGTTAACTGCGATGCGTCAAGCCATGGATGAAGTGGTTGATGGTGGTGTTCCATACGATTGCGCTCGAGATTTCCTACTGGGTCATATGAACATACTGTCAGCGGTAATTTTTGATGAAATCGACGGCCAGTTTTCTGATGCTTGTAATAAAGCAATTGATAACGGACTTGGTAAATTACTCTACCCAGATTGGAAGAAAGTTTTTAATAAAGATGAACTGGCTCACAGTATTCAACTGATTACGTAA
- a CDS encoding DeoR/GlpR family DNA-binding transcription regulator: MKKQHRYKDIVDYLKDTNLATVEELVQTLNVSPATVRRDLIDLENQGVVRRTHGGVTLNSFVATQLSVQEKNELFKVEKERISKAAAERVEAGSSIILDAGTTTMEIAKNITHLPLRVITPDLRIALFLSEFKQIEVTMFGGEIDNASQSCVGEHARRLLHSIHTDIAFISSNFWSFEHGVTTSKEAKTALKVDMIECAEESILVADSSKYNSFSLFKVAELDQFSEIYTDTGLSQEAREKLMNFNGKLNIL, translated from the coding sequence ATGAAAAAACAGCATCGCTATAAAGACATAGTGGATTATCTAAAAGATACTAATTTGGCAACGGTTGAAGAGCTTGTTCAAACTTTGAATGTCTCTCCTGCTACGGTTCGTAGAGATTTAATCGACCTAGAAAACCAAGGTGTTGTTAGACGAACTCACGGTGGCGTGACCTTAAATAGTTTTGTTGCTACACAACTTTCTGTTCAAGAAAAGAACGAATTATTTAAGGTTGAAAAAGAAAGGATTTCTAAAGCCGCTGCAGAGCGGGTAGAAGCAGGAAGCTCTATTATTTTAGATGCTGGTACAACGACGATGGAGATTGCGAAAAATATTACGCATCTTCCTCTTAGGGTCATCACTCCTGACTTACGAATTGCGCTTTTTTTAAGTGAATTTAAACAGATAGAAGTAACTATGTTTGGCGGGGAAATTGATAACGCCAGTCAATCTTGTGTCGGAGAACATGCGAGAAGACTACTTCACTCTATTCATACGGACATTGCCTTCATTAGTAGTAACTTTTGGAGCTTTGAGCATGGAGTCACCACCTCTAAAGAAGCTAAAACAGCACTGAAAGTTGATATGATTGAATGTGCGGAAGAAAGTATTCTTGTCGCGGACAGCAGTAAATATAATAGTTTTTCTTTGTTTAAAGTGGCTGAGTTAGATCAGTTTTCAGAAATTTATACAGACACTGGACTCAGTCAAGAGGCGCGAGAAAAACTGATGAACTTTAATGGCAAATTGAATATTTTGTGA
- a CDS encoding D-ribose ABC transporter substrate-binding protein: MFNMTKRLLIASTASLTLMASSAWADGLMSIIVNNPSNPYWFTEGQVAKKTAEDMGYEANVSAHKGDTNTESKLIDTAITNKAKAIILDPANADGSIGAVRKAVAAGIPVIIINAEINQSGLAKAQLVSNNAQGAALGAMQWIESVGDSGDYVELFGAPSDNNAQTRSNGFKTVLSQYPDLIKVASEVANWDRTQGYTKMQSILQANPNIKGVISGNDDMALGAIAALKEAGKLSQVKVGGFDGSPDAANAILNGEMEYTVLQPVATFAAEAIRQADNFIKNGNTGVDSEKQLFDCYLITSENIKHYTSAFTLSEY; encoded by the coding sequence ATGTTCAACATGACTAAGCGTTTATTAATCGCATCTACTGCTAGCTTAACCCTTATGGCTAGCAGTGCATGGGCGGATGGTTTGATGTCTATCATTGTTAATAATCCCTCAAACCCTTATTGGTTTACTGAGGGCCAAGTCGCTAAAAAAACAGCCGAAGACATGGGCTATGAAGCAAATGTTTCTGCTCATAAAGGTGACACAAACACAGAGAGCAAGCTGATTGATACGGCCATTACCAATAAAGCAAAAGCCATTATATTAGACCCAGCGAACGCCGACGGTTCCATTGGTGCAGTGCGTAAAGCGGTAGCAGCAGGTATTCCAGTCATTATCATTAACGCTGAAATAAACCAAAGCGGTCTTGCGAAAGCACAACTGGTATCCAATAACGCTCAAGGTGCAGCATTAGGCGCCATGCAGTGGATCGAAAGCGTTGGAGACTCAGGAGATTACGTTGAACTATTCGGTGCGCCAAGTGATAACAACGCTCAAACTCGCTCAAACGGTTTCAAAACAGTACTGTCTCAATACCCAGATTTGATAAAAGTCGCCAGCGAAGTCGCTAACTGGGACCGTACTCAAGGCTATACAAAAATGCAGTCGATCCTACAAGCAAACCCAAATATTAAAGGAGTTATCAGCGGTAACGATGATATGGCATTGGGTGCAATCGCAGCACTGAAAGAAGCGGGAAAGCTTAGCCAAGTTAAAGTCGGTGGATTTGATGGCTCCCCTGATGCAGCCAATGCAATTTTAAATGGAGAAATGGAGTACACAGTGCTTCAACCAGTTGCAACGTTTGCTGCTGAAGCCATTCGTCAAGCGGATAACTTCATCAAAAATGGCAATACTGGTGTTGACTCAGAAAAACAACTGTTTGATTGCTACTTGATCACATCTGAAAATATCAAGCACTACACATCTGCTTTCACACTATCTGAGTATTAA